One Burkholderia vietnamiensis LMG 10929 genomic window, GGCGCTGCTGCGTGACGGCGCTTACATCGATGCGCGCATCGACCCCGCGCGCCCCGAGCGCAAGCCGCTGCCGCGCGTGGACCTACGGCTGCGCAACGTCGCGATCGGCCCGGTGGCCGTGTTCGGCGCGTCGAACTTCCCGCTCGCGTTCTCGGTGGCGGGCGGCGACACCGCGTCGGCGCTGGCCGCCGGCTGCCCGGTGATCGTCAAGGCGCACTCGGCGCATCCGGGCACGTCCGAGCTCGTCGGCCGCGCGATCCAGCAGGCCGTGCGCGACTGCACGCTGCCGGCCGGCGTGTTCTCGCTGCTGTTCGACGCGTCGCGCGAGATCGGTCAGGCGCTCGTCGCCGACGCGCGCATCAAGGCGGTCGGCTTTACCGGCTCGCGCGGCGGCGGCGTCGCGCTGATGCACATCGCGGCCGTGCGCCACGAGCCGATTCCCGTCTATGCGGAAATGAGCTCGATCAACCCGGTGCTGCTGTGCCCGGCCGCGCTCGCCGAACGCCACGATGCGATCGCGGCGCAGTTCGTCGCGTCGCTCACGCTCGGCGCCGGCCAGTTCTGCACGAACCCCGGCCTGGTGCTCGCGATCGACGGCCCGGCCCTGCGTGCGTTCGAGGGCGCGGCGGTCACCGCCATCCAGGCGAGCGCGGCGCAGACGATGCTGACGCCGCACATGCATGCGAGCTATACGCGCGGCGTGATCGCGCAGCGTGCGCACGGCGCGGTCGAGCTGCTTGCCGAAGGCGCCGAGGGCGGCCGCTACCAGGCGCGCGCCGCGCTGTTCGCGACGTCGGCC contains:
- a CDS encoding aldehyde dehydrogenase (NADP(+)), which codes for MQLTGQLLIGQTAVAGRNGTFHAIAAATGEPLAPAFGGASPHDLDTACALADAAFDTYRDTHPEQRAAFLEAIGRNIVALGDELIERCVVETGLPRARIEGERGRTVGQLALFAALLRDGAYIDARIDPARPERKPLPRVDLRLRNVAIGPVAVFGASNFPLAFSVAGGDTASALAAGCPVIVKAHSAHPGTSELVGRAIQQAVRDCTLPAGVFSLLFDASREIGQALVADARIKAVGFTGSRGGGVALMHIAAVRHEPIPVYAEMSSINPVLLCPAALAERHDAIAAQFVASLTLGAGQFCTNPGLVLAIDGPALRAFEGAAVTAIQASAAQTMLTPHMHASYTRGVIAQRAHGAVELLAEGAEGGRYQARAALFATSADAFVAHPELRNEVFGPASLIVRCPDADTLHRVLKSLEGQLTIAAHLAADDAPLFAALRPTLERKAGRILVNGFGTGVEVGHAMVHGGPFPATSDTRTTSVGARAIERFLRPVSYQDVPDALLPDALRDGNPLNVPQRIDGVPALRAARDV